The genomic interval TTAACTGGAGCAACCCAACCTTCAGGAGCACCTTTCCCTGAACCCATACGCACACCAATAGCTTTGGCTGTGTATGATTTGTGAGGGAAAATTTTAATCCAAACTTGACCGTTACGTTTCATGTAACGAGTCATAGCAATACGAGCTGCTTCGATTTGGCGGTTAGTAATCCAGTGAGATGTAGTCGCTTGAAGACCATATTCACCGAAAGAAATAGTATCGCCACCTTTAGCATAACCACGCATTTTACCGCGGAATTCACGACGGTGTTTTACACGTTTTGGTACTAACATGGATTATTTTTCTCCTTTCACAGATTTTTTAGTAGGGAGAACTTCACCACGGTAGATCCAAACTTTAACGCCGAGTTTACCATAAGTTGTGTCTGCTTCTTCCCAAGCGTAGTCGATGTCCGCACGGAGTGTGTGGAGTGGAACTGTACCTTCTGAATATCCTTCAGCACGGGCAATATCAGCACCATTCAAACGACCAGAAACTTGAGTTTTGATCCCTTTTGCACCAGCGCGCATTGCACGTTGGATTGCTTGTTTTTGAGCACGACGGAAAGCAATACGTGCTTCAAGTTGTTTAGCAATTCCTTCACCAACAAGATGAGCGTCCAAATCAGGTTTTTTGATTTCAACGATGTTGATGTGAACTTGTTTACCAGTAAGTTTGTTGAGTTCTGCACGGAGTGCATCAACGTTAGCTCCTGATTTACCGATAACCATACCTGGTTTAGCAGTGTGCAAAGTTACGATAACTTTGTTAATTGCACGTTCAGTTTCAATCAATGATACTGAAGCATCAGCAAGTTTAGTTTGGATAAGTTGACGAATTGCCAAGTCTTCGTGAAGGTAATCCGCATATTCTTTTTCAGCATACCATTTGGCATCCCAATCGCGAATAACGCCAACACGCATTCCTATTGGATGTACTTTTTGACCCACGTTTTTACCTCCTTATTCTTTCTCAGCTACAACTACAGTGATGTGAGCTGTGCGTTTGTTAATTGGTGAAGCTGAACCTTTGGCACGTGGACGGAAACGTTTCATTGTTGGACCTTCATTAATAAATGTTTCGCTTACTACCAAGTTAGCTTTTTCAAGACCAAAGTTATTTTCTGCATTAGCGATAGCACTATTAAGTACGTTTTCAACTTCTACAGCAGCTTTAGTCGGTGTAAATTTCAAGATTGCAATTGCATCTGCAACACGTTTCCCGCGGATAAGATCGATAACAAGACGAGTCTTACGAGGTGAAACGCGAACTGTTTTTGCAGTTGCTTTAGCTGAAGTAATTTCTGCCATTTTTTTCTCCTCCTATTAGCGACGTGTTTTCTTGTCGTCAGCAGCGTGACCACGATAAGTACGAGTTGGTGCGAATTCACCAAGTTTGTGTCCAACCATATCTTCTTGAACGTAAACTGGTACATGTTTGCGACCATCGTAAACAGCAATTGTAAGTCCTACAAAGTTCGGGAAAATTGTAGAACGGCGTGACCAAGTTTTGATCACAGATTTTCTTTCGGCGTTGACTTGAGCTTCAACTTTTTTCATCAAATGCTCATCGACGAAAGGTCCTTTTTTAAGACTACGACCCATTTTGCGAGTTTCTCCTTTAAATATTTGTACCACTACCGCTACTAAGGCGGAGTTGGCGGAATTTATAGATGCACTTTCGACATCTCATTAAATTTGACAATAAGTTTTATCAAATTTAACAAGACGCCGAGAAGGCTCTTGTGAAAATAAAGCGACTTATTAGTCGTTGATACGACGAACGATAAGTTTGCTTGATTTTGCTTTCTTGTTGCGAGTCTTGAGACCAAGAGCTGGTTTACCCCATGGAGTCATTGGAGACTTGCGACCAACTGGTTGACGACCTTCACCACCACCGTGTGGGTGATCGTTAGGGTTCATTACAGAACCACGTACTGTTGGGCGGATACCCATGTGACGTGTACGTCCTGCTTTACCAAGGTTGATTAAGCTTTGTTGTTCATTACCTACAACACCGATTGTAGCACGGCAAGTTGAAAGGATCATACGAACTTCGCCTGATTGAAGACGAACGAGTGTATATTTACCTTCTGAACCGAGTACTTGAGCTGAAGCACCAGCTGAACGAACCAATTGTCCGCCTTTACCAGGTTTCAATTCAATGTTGTGGATCAATGTACCAACTGGAATGTTAGCAAGTGGCAATGCGTTACCAACTTTGATGTCGGCTTCAGGGCCAGATACAACTGTCATTCCAACTTCAAGGCCTTTAGGAGCCAAGATGTATGATTTAACACCGTTAGAGTAAACGATCAATGCGATGTTTGCAGTACGGTTTGGATCGTATTCAATTGTAGCAACTTTAGCAACAACGTTGTCAGTTGTACGTTTGAAGTCGATTACACGATATTTACGTTTGTGACCACCACCGTGGTGACGAACTGTGATACGACCAGTGTTATTACGACCAGCTGTTTTGCTCATGCTTACAAGCAAGCTCTTTTCAGGAGTACTTGTAGTGATTTCAGCGAAGTCGCTACCAGTCATGTTACGGCGACCGTTTGTGGTAGGTTTGTAAACTTTAATTCCCACGATTTTCCTCCTCTATTATTCTGCGTCTTCGCCGAAGATTTCGATTGTTTTAGAATCTTCAGTCAAAGTAACGATAGCTTTTTTGTAGCCTGATTTAGTACCAGTGTATTTACCAACTCGTTTAGATTTTGGTTTAACGCTGATAGTATTTACTGAGGCAACTTTTACACCAAAGACAGCTTCAACAGCTTGTTTGATGAGAAGTTTATGCGCACGTGAATCTACTTCGAAAGTATATTTCTTTTGATCCATTGCAGCCATAGAAGCTTCAGTAATGATAGGTTTACGGATGATATCATAAAGTGACATTATGCAAGAACCTCCTCAATTTGTGTCAATGCTGATTGAACCACAAGGAGTTTGTCAGCAGAAACGATGTCAAGTACAGATGCTGAATTAGCAGTTGTAACTTTCACGTTTGCAAGATTACGTGCAGAGAGTTCTGCAAATTCGTTACCTTCGTTTGGAAGAACCACAAGAACTTTACGCTCGATTGAAAGTGCTGAGATTACTTTTGCAAATTCAGCAGTTTTAGGAGCTGTAAAGTCAAGTGTGTCAACAGCGATTAATTTACCATCAGCAACTTTTGTTGAGTAAACTGATTTAAGCGCCAATTGACGAACTTTTTGTGGAAGTTTGTAAGCGTAGCTACGTGGGTTTGGACCGAAGACAGTACCACCACCACGCCATTGTGGAGAGCGGGTAGAACCTTGACGGGCACGACCTGTACCTTTTTGACGCCATGGTTTTTTACCACCACCAGACACAGCAGAACGATTTTTGTGTGCGTGTGTTCCTTGGCGAAGGCTAGCGCGTTGTGAGATTACAACGTCGAATACGACTGATTCGTTTGGTTCGATACCAAATACTGAGTCGTTAAGTGTAACTTCACCAGCTTGTGAACCATCTTGTTTAAATAATGATACTTTTGCCATTATAGATTTCTATCTCCTTTCCTTCTTATTTAGCTTTGATTGCTGATTTAACAACAATCAATGATTTCTTAGCACCTGGGACATTACCTTTTACAAGGATAACGTTCTTTTCAGGAAGCACTTGTGCGATAACAAGGTTTTGTACAGTAACGCGTTTGTTACCCATACGTCCAGCAAGTTTTTTACCTTTTGGAACTTTGTTAGCTGCAACAGGACCCATTGAACCAGGACGACGGTGGTAACGTGAACCGTGGGCCATAGGACCACGTGATTGACCATGACGTTTGATTGGGCCTTGGAAACCTTTACCTTTAGAAGTTCCGGTAACATCAACAACATCTCCGGCTGCAAATGTATCAACAGTGATTTCTGCTCCTACTTCAGCGCCTTCGAGTCCT from Lactococcus lactis carries:
- the rplP gene encoding 50S ribosomal protein L16, translated to MLVPKRVKHRREFRGKMRGYAKGGDTISFGEYGLQATTSHWITNRQIEAARIAMTRYMKRNGQVWIKIFPHKSYTAKAIGVRMGSGKGAPEGWVAPVKRGVVMFELGGVDEATAREALRLASHKLPVKTKFVKRGEA
- the rpsC gene encoding 30S ribosomal protein S3; amino-acid sequence: MGQKVHPIGMRVGVIRDWDAKWYAEKEYADYLHEDLAIRQLIQTKLADASVSLIETERAINKVIVTLHTAKPGMVIGKSGANVDALRAELNKLTGKQVHINIVEIKKPDLDAHLVGEGIAKQLEARIAFRRAQKQAIQRAMRAGAKGIKTQVSGRLNGADIARAEGYSEGTVPLHTLRADIDYAWEEADTTYGKLGVKVWIYRGEVLPTKKSVKGEK
- the rplV gene encoding 50S ribosomal protein L22; the encoded protein is MAEITSAKATAKTVRVSPRKTRLVIDLIRGKRVADAIAILKFTPTKAAVEVENVLNSAIANAENNFGLEKANLVVSETFINEGPTMKRFRPRAKGSASPINKRTAHITVVVAEKE
- the rpsS gene encoding 30S ribosomal protein S19; its protein translation is MGRSLKKGPFVDEHLMKKVEAQVNAERKSVIKTWSRRSTIFPNFVGLTIAVYDGRKHVPVYVQEDMVGHKLGEFAPTRTYRGHAADDKKTRR
- the rplB gene encoding 50S ribosomal protein L2; the encoded protein is MGIKVYKPTTNGRRNMTGSDFAEITTSTPEKSLLVSMSKTAGRNNTGRITVRHHGGGHKRKYRVIDFKRTTDNVVAKVATIEYDPNRTANIALIVYSNGVKSYILAPKGLEVGMTVVSGPEADIKVGNALPLANIPVGTLIHNIELKPGKGGQLVRSAGASAQVLGSEGKYTLVRLQSGEVRMILSTCRATIGVVGNEQQSLINLGKAGRTRHMGIRPTVRGSVMNPNDHPHGGGEGRQPVGRKSPMTPWGKPALGLKTRNKKAKSSKLIVRRIND
- a CDS encoding 50S ribosomal protein L23, producing MSLYDIIRKPIITEASMAAMDQKKYTFEVDSRAHKLLIKQAVEAVFGVKVASVNTISVKPKSKRVGKYTGTKSGYKKAIVTLTEDSKTIEIFGEDAE
- the rplD gene encoding 50S ribosomal protein L4, yielding MAKVSLFKQDGSQAGEVTLNDSVFGIEPNESVVFDVVISQRASLRQGTHAHKNRSAVSGGGKKPWRQKGTGRARQGSTRSPQWRGGGTVFGPNPRSYAYKLPQKVRQLALKSVYSTKVADGKLIAVDTLDFTAPKTAEFAKVISALSIERKVLVVLPNEGNEFAELSARNLANVKVTTANSASVLDIVSADKLLVVQSALTQIEEVLA
- the rplC gene encoding 50S ribosomal protein L3; this translates as MSKGILGKKVGMTQIFTENGELIPVTVIEATPNTVLQVKSVETDGYEATQVGFDTLREVLTNKPAKGHAAKANTTPKRFVREFKGLEGAEVGAEITVDTFAAGDVVDVTGTSKGKGFQGPIKRHGQSRGPMAHGSRYHRRPGSMGPVAANKVPKGKKLAGRMGNKRVTVQNLVIAQVLPEKNVILVKGNVPGAKKSLIVVKSAIKAK